From a region of the Cognatiyoonia koreensis genome:
- a CDS encoding host attachment family protein, which produces MTKIKNGTWVVVADGEKALFLENLTDGENPNLKVIAKDEQDNPKSIDQGANRPGRGHDNGPQGHGQRSAFDDTDWHELAKERFAADLADKLYEKAHKGKFEHLVLVAAPNILGELRGELHQEVTDKVIGEIPKTLTNHPVHELTEIIKADLAS; this is translated from the coding sequence ATGACTAAAATCAAGAATGGCACATGGGTCGTGGTCGCGGACGGCGAAAAGGCTTTGTTCCTTGAAAACTTGACTGACGGCGAAAACCCGAACCTGAAGGTGATTGCCAAGGACGAGCAAGACAACCCGAAGTCCATCGACCAAGGTGCCAACCGACCCGGCCGCGGCCATGACAATGGTCCGCAGGGTCATGGCCAGCGATCTGCGTTTGACGACACGGATTGGCATGAGTTGGCGAAGGAACGGTTTGCCGCTGACCTGGCCGACAAGCTGTACGAGAAGGCCCACAAGGGGAAGTTCGAGCATCTCGTTCTAGTCGCAGCCCCGAATATCCTTGGAGAGCTGCGCGGTGAACTTCATCAGGAAGTGACGGACAAGGTGATCGGAGAAATCCCGAAAACACTGACCAACCACCCGGTCCACGAACTGACCGAGATCATCAAGGCAGATCTTGCGTCGTAG